One segment of Terriglobales bacterium DNA contains the following:
- a CDS encoding sigma-54 dependent transcriptional regulator yields MSEAAVIARRSQRNGAAAQGSILIIDDEMAIRESLQTLLELENYEVESAATAEEGLNLIAEKVFDLVLLDFALPDRNGLEVLREIRDRDSQLPVIMITAYGTVENAVLAMQGGANNFIQKPWDNEKLLADVRTAVARRRAEEENIQLKRALKQRYNFENIIGKSEPMLRIFDLVAQVAPSRSTVLLQGESGTGKELIAKAIHMHSPRKDSPFVPVNTGSMPADLLESTLFGHVKGAFTSAVASKKGLFEIADRGTLFLDEIGTMSLETQAKILRVLQDRKFMHLGGVQEIQVDVRIIAATNVDLRQMVKEGRFREDLFYRLNVITIDLPPLRQRREDIPLLVDYFLRKFAEENDRAVRQASPDMLRWLMDYNWPGNVRELENVMERAVVLSSGLTIGADLLPDNVVGRNHSVRPLETRPDASLFELVEDGERRLIVDMLERCNWNQTEAAEKFRIPLSTLNQKIKRLNIEIRKKNRENSALSN; encoded by the coding sequence ATGTCTGAAGCTGCCGTCATTGCACGTCGCTCACAGAGAAACGGCGCCGCGGCTCAGGGATCAATCCTCATCATCGACGATGAAATGGCAATCCGCGAGTCACTCCAGACGCTGCTGGAGCTGGAGAACTACGAGGTAGAAAGTGCGGCCACGGCCGAGGAAGGGCTGAACCTGATCGCGGAGAAGGTTTTTGATCTGGTGCTGCTCGATTTTGCTCTGCCCGATCGCAATGGCCTGGAAGTGCTGCGCGAGATTCGCGACCGCGATTCCCAGCTTCCCGTCATCATGATCACGGCCTATGGCACCGTGGAAAACGCCGTATTAGCAATGCAGGGCGGGGCTAACAACTTCATCCAGAAGCCCTGGGATAACGAGAAACTGCTGGCCGATGTGCGTACGGCTGTGGCCCGCCGCCGGGCAGAGGAAGAAAATATTCAACTCAAGCGGGCCCTGAAGCAGCGCTACAACTTCGAAAACATCATTGGCAAGAGCGAACCTATGCTTCGCATCTTCGACCTGGTAGCGCAGGTGGCGCCCAGCCGCTCGACGGTGCTGTTGCAAGGCGAAAGCGGGACCGGCAAGGAGTTAATCGCAAAGGCCATCCACATGCACTCGCCGCGCAAGGATAGCCCCTTCGTGCCGGTCAACACCGGCTCCATGCCGGCCGACTTGCTGGAGTCGACGCTTTTCGGTCACGTCAAAGGCGCGTTCACCAGCGCCGTAGCTTCCAAGAAGGGGCTTTTTGAAATTGCCGATCGTGGCACGCTTTTCCTCGACGAAATTGGAACCATGAGCCTGGAAACCCAGGCCAAAATCCTCAGGGTGCTGCAAGACCGCAAGTTCATGCACCTGGGCGGAGTACAGGAAATCCAGGTGGACGTTCGCATCATCGCGGCCACGAATGTCGATTTGCGCCAGATGGTGAAGGAGGGCAGGTTCCGTGAAGACCTCTTCTACCGGTTGAACGTGATCACCATCGATCTCCCGCCGCTGCGCCAGCGCCGCGAAGACATACCTTTGCTGGTCGATTATTTCCTCAGGAAATTCGCCGAAGAAAATGACCGGGCAGTGCGGCAGGCATCTCCAGATATGCTGCGCTGGCTGATGGATTACAACTGGCCGGGCAACGTTCGCGAATTAGAGAATGTCATGGAACGCGCCGTGGTTCTCTCCTCCGGCTTGACCATTGGGGCCGATCTCCTCCCAGACAACGTTGTCGGGCGCAATCACAGCGTACGACCCCTGGAAACCCGCCCCGATGCATCCCTGTTCGAACTGGTGGAGGATGGTGAGCGCCGCCTGATTGTGGACATGCTGGAACGCTGCAACTGGAACCAGACAGAGGCGGCAGAAAAATTCCGTATTCCGCTTTCCACTCTCAACCAGAAGATCAAGCGCCTGAATATTGAGATCCGCAAGAAGAACCGCGAGAATTCAGCACTCAGCAATTAG
- a CDS encoding DedA family protein codes for MHDILQVLKQWLTDWGYWAIAGALLLENAGLPLPGETILILASVLAYKSELKLPIIMLVGTVAATLGDNIGYWIGREGGRPLLEKWKNFFRVREEHIQRGEELLEKHGPVAIFFARFVAGARIVAGPLAGVLRMHWPRFALFNFLGAVVWVSVISSLGYAFGSQADRLIVLLKRVDLLVLLGVVAVSLVMWLRSRRQRQMAERRSKAASTAEGDAREK; via the coding sequence ATGCACGATATCCTGCAGGTCCTGAAGCAATGGTTGACAGATTGGGGCTATTGGGCGATCGCAGGCGCCTTGCTCCTGGAGAATGCCGGTCTGCCCCTCCCAGGAGAGACGATCCTGATCCTGGCCAGCGTCCTGGCGTATAAAAGCGAGTTGAAGCTGCCAATCATCATGCTCGTAGGCACGGTCGCGGCAACCCTGGGCGACAACATCGGATATTGGATTGGTCGCGAGGGTGGAAGGCCATTGCTGGAGAAATGGAAAAACTTCTTCCGCGTTCGCGAGGAACACATACAACGTGGCGAAGAACTGCTGGAGAAGCACGGTCCGGTGGCGATTTTTTTCGCACGCTTCGTGGCGGGCGCTCGCATCGTGGCCGGACCGCTGGCCGGTGTTCTGCGCATGCATTGGCCCCGCTTTGCTCTATTCAACTTTCTGGGAGCGGTGGTTTGGGTCAGCGTGATTTCTTCTCTGGGATACGCATTCGGCAGCCAGGCGGATCGGCTGATCGTGCTGCTGAAGAGGGTCGATCTGCTGGTGCTGCTGGGGGTTGTCGCGGTGAGCCTGGTGATGTGGCTGCGTTCCAGAAGGCAGCGGCAAATGGCAGAGAGGAGATCGAAGGCTGCGAGCACAGCGGAAGGGGATGCTCGTGAGAAATAA
- a CDS encoding thiazole synthase, with the protein MTDPLIIAGREFRSRLIVGTGKYKSGPETARAIEASGAEMVTVAVRRVNLDRSKESLLDFIDPQKIFLLPNTAACYTADEAVRTARLGREVGLSDWVKVEVIGDQKTLYPDVQATLEATRILVKEGFTVLPYTNEDIVVAKRLLDAGAAAIMPLGAPIGSGLGIQNQAAIRILREMLEGVPLIVDAGVGTASDATIAMELGADGVLMNTGIAHAEDPALMAEAMKHAVIAGRQAYLAGRMPKKLYATASSPLEGVVK; encoded by the coding sequence ATGACTGATCCCCTGATTATTGCTGGCCGCGAATTCCGCTCTCGCCTGATCGTTGGCACAGGCAAGTACAAATCCGGACCCGAGACCGCGCGCGCTATCGAGGCCAGTGGCGCTGAGATGGTGACGGTGGCCGTCCGCCGCGTCAATCTGGATCGCAGCAAAGAATCTCTGCTCGACTTTATCGACCCGCAAAAAATCTTCCTGTTGCCTAACACTGCCGCCTGCTATACGGCGGATGAGGCCGTCCGTACGGCGCGGCTTGGCCGCGAGGTTGGTCTCTCCGATTGGGTGAAGGTCGAGGTCATTGGCGACCAGAAGACCCTCTATCCGGATGTGCAGGCAACGCTCGAAGCCACCAGAATTCTGGTGAAGGAAGGCTTTACGGTTTTGCCTTATACCAATGAAGACATAGTGGTTGCCAAGCGACTCCTCGATGCGGGAGCGGCCGCCATCATGCCGCTGGGTGCGCCGATAGGCAGCGGACTCGGTATTCAGAACCAGGCTGCCATACGCATCTTGCGGGAGATGCTGGAAGGCGTGCCACTCATCGTGGATGCCGGAGTGGGCACGGCTTCCGATGCGACGATTGCGATGGAATTGGGTGCAGATGGCGTGCTCATGAACACCGGCATCGCCCACGCCGAGGATCCCGCGCTCATGGCTGAAGCCATGAAACATGCAGTGATTGCCGGACGGCAAGCCTACCTGGCGGGCCGCATGCCTAAGAAGCTCTATGCCACCGCCAGTTCGCCACTAGAAGGCGTAGTGAAATAG
- a CDS encoding DMT family transporter, whose product MKLRFYIALIGPMVLWASGFAGIRAGLLGYSPTHLAVLRFLVASVTMAVYALLARTPLPKCSDIPFLLLTGIISITWYHLALNKGEQTVSAGASSMLVASAPIWAVLIAHIFTRDRLHARGWIGIMLAFGGVGLIALGEGGGLRFSPGAWLVLSAALATGISVILQKNYLIRYSAAEFSCHLVWAGTIFLLPFAGGLVQQVMHAPLSATVAAIYIGVFPAGIAYLGWGYALSRISASNAASFLYTIPVFSIFIAWIWLREVPHLLSLMGGALALAGVLLVNTGAKPRFEPAVVAEGD is encoded by the coding sequence ATGAAGCTTCGCTTCTACATAGCCCTGATCGGTCCGATGGTGCTGTGGGCATCGGGCTTCGCTGGAATCCGCGCTGGTCTGCTGGGATATTCGCCGACCCACTTAGCGGTGCTGCGCTTTCTGGTCGCCTCGGTGACCATGGCTGTTTATGCCCTCTTGGCGCGCACGCCGCTGCCAAAATGCAGTGATATCCCTTTTCTTCTGCTCACCGGGATTATCAGCATCACCTGGTATCACCTCGCGCTCAACAAGGGGGAACAGACGGTCAGTGCAGGTGCATCAAGCATGCTGGTGGCTTCTGCCCCTATCTGGGCGGTGTTGATCGCACACATCTTCACCAGAGACCGGCTGCATGCGCGCGGTTGGATCGGGATCATGCTTGCGTTTGGCGGGGTGGGGCTGATTGCCCTGGGTGAAGGCGGAGGTCTGCGCTTCAGCCCGGGAGCATGGCTTGTCCTGTCAGCGGCGCTGGCGACCGGGATCTCGGTGATCCTGCAAAAGAATTATCTGATTCGCTACTCGGCGGCCGAATTTTCCTGCCATCTGGTCTGGGCAGGGACCATTTTTTTGTTGCCGTTTGCCGGCGGCCTGGTGCAGCAAGTTATGCATGCTCCCTTGAGCGCCACGGTGGCCGCCATCTACATCGGTGTCTTTCCCGCCGGCATCGCATACCTCGGTTGGGGATATGCCTTGTCACGTATTTCCGCTTCCAATGCCGCCAGCTTCCTCTACACCATTCCAGTGTTCTCGATCTTCATTGCCTGGATCTGGCTGCGCGAGGTGCCGCATCTGCTTTCGCTTATGGGTGGGGCGCTCGCCCTCGCTGGAGTGCTGCTGGTAAACACTGGCGCGAAACCGAGGTTCGAACCGGCCGTCGTGGCGGAAGGGGACTAA
- a CDS encoding alpha/beta fold hydrolase has translation MLHRTQTVASVSPGAEECWIDLGGHRLRYLKAGSGPNLVLIHGLLGYSFSWRFNIPELSRHFTVYAPDLLGVGFSERVPGLDCRLRVSAERMLRFLDELEIESADVLGTSHGGGIAVHMAAREREAVIEGKGRIRRLILVAPVNPWSPHGRLWARIVASGPGCFLFRNLFPHVRPVYPYFHARMYGDKARIPSDSAEGYRKPLRIRGTVDTLLKIADCWNSDLDALKDALAAIANMPTLLIWGDRDRAVPVTSAQDVAAQFRGAELVIMKGAGHLPYEERPEEFNRILQEFLER, from the coding sequence GTGTTGCATCGAACACAGACCGTGGCCTCCGTTTCGCCTGGTGCGGAGGAATGCTGGATCGATCTTGGCGGACATCGCTTGCGCTACCTGAAAGCGGGTAGTGGTCCCAATCTTGTGCTGATCCACGGTTTGCTGGGGTATTCGTTTTCATGGCGCTTCAACATCCCCGAACTCTCGCGCCATTTTACGGTCTACGCTCCCGATCTGCTGGGGGTGGGATTTTCAGAGCGTGTCCCGGGGCTGGATTGCCGATTGCGAGTTTCGGCGGAACGAATGCTGCGCTTTCTGGATGAGTTGGAAATCGAGTCAGCCGACGTGCTGGGAACCTCCCACGGAGGCGGCATAGCGGTTCATATGGCGGCTCGGGAGCGTGAGGCGGTCATAGAGGGCAAAGGCCGAATCCGAAGGCTGATACTGGTTGCACCAGTCAACCCCTGGTCACCCCATGGACGGTTGTGGGCAAGAATCGTAGCCAGCGGGCCGGGATGCTTTCTGTTTCGCAATCTCTTTCCCCACGTGCGGCCGGTGTACCCCTACTTTCACGCTCGCATGTACGGCGATAAGGCGCGCATCCCTTCCGATTCGGCGGAGGGCTACCGGAAACCGCTCAGGATTCGTGGCACAGTGGACACATTGCTCAAAATAGCTGACTGCTGGAATTCGGATCTCGATGCCCTGAAAGACGCGCTGGCCGCAATTGCCAATATGCCCACGCTGCTGATCTGGGGGGACCGTGATCGGGCGGTGCCGGTCACGTCAGCGCAGGATGTTGCGGCTCAATTTCGCGGGGCGGAGCTGGTAATCATGAAAGGAGCCGGTCATCTGCCCTACGAGGAGAGGCCCGAGGAGTTCAACCGCATCCTACAGGAGTTTCTCGAACGCTGA
- a CDS encoding long-chain fatty acid--CoA ligase codes for MSLRTVNDVFRAPVTRNSDQVMLFKQTVKWIPISSRELYRDVVGTARALMQWGIAKGDRVAILSENRPEWAVADFATMAIGAVVVPLYPTLTGEQIAFLLNDSGTRVIFVSTTEQLQKIKSIKDQTHLEHIVVMDYVGVTDAIPMHRLMHGGPTSADSAFDATAQAIGPDDLATIMYTSGTTGISKGVMLTHGNLASNVEAEVHQWRSWFGPGEVHVSFLPLSHVTARHVDYVHFYMGTTIAYCPRIEKLVEVVNEVRPTTMVCVPRVYEKVRTQVETKAHSGIKRLVYHWAMAVGRQHRNEIVTGKTPSSLTWKIANRLLYSKVLAGLGGRVRSFISGGAPLGRELAEWYADIGVRINEGYGLTETSPVIAVNTPSVYKLGTVGRPMSNVEVRIAEDGEILVKGPSIFRSYWNRPEETQNAFVDGWFKTGDVGHIDSDGFLCVTDRKKDLIKTSGGKFIAPQPIEGLLKSYPFVAEASIVGDRRKFPAVIIAPAFDVLEEWARNSNLQYQSRQQLVELQQTRGLYENMLREVNAKLAQFEKIKKFLLISDDFTIANGILTPTMKLRRRVLEERYHDQIENLYKEAAPDPEAAPVSGGR; via the coding sequence ATGAGCTTGCGCACAGTCAACGACGTTTTCCGCGCCCCGGTCACTCGAAACAGCGATCAGGTCATGCTTTTCAAGCAGACTGTCAAATGGATTCCCATCTCCTCCCGCGAGCTCTACCGCGACGTGGTGGGTACCGCGCGGGCGCTTATGCAATGGGGTATCGCCAAGGGTGATCGAGTCGCCATACTCAGTGAAAACCGGCCGGAATGGGCGGTGGCAGATTTTGCCACCATGGCTATTGGCGCCGTGGTCGTTCCACTCTATCCGACGCTCACCGGCGAACAAATCGCCTTCCTGCTCAACGATTCCGGCACGCGCGTCATCTTTGTTTCTACTACCGAACAGCTTCAGAAGATCAAATCCATCAAAGATCAGACTCATCTCGAGCACATCGTAGTGATGGATTACGTTGGCGTGACCGATGCCATACCCATGCACCGCCTCATGCACGGCGGCCCCACTTCCGCGGATAGCGCCTTCGATGCAACCGCGCAGGCCATAGGACCTGATGACCTTGCCACTATCATGTACACCTCCGGGACCACCGGTATCTCCAAGGGAGTCATGCTCACACACGGCAATCTTGCTTCCAACGTGGAAGCGGAAGTTCACCAGTGGCGAAGCTGGTTTGGTCCCGGCGAAGTGCATGTTTCCTTCCTGCCCCTGTCGCACGTGACTGCCCGCCATGTGGACTACGTGCACTTCTACATGGGTACGACCATTGCTTATTGCCCGCGTATCGAGAAATTGGTGGAGGTGGTCAACGAGGTTCGGCCCACCACTATGGTGTGCGTGCCCCGCGTATACGAAAAGGTCCGGACGCAGGTGGAAACCAAGGCTCACTCCGGCATTAAGCGGCTTGTTTACCACTGGGCGATGGCCGTTGGCCGCCAGCATCGCAACGAAATCGTTACTGGCAAAACGCCCTCAAGCCTGACCTGGAAGATTGCTAACCGTCTGCTTTACAGCAAAGTGCTGGCAGGCCTGGGAGGACGGGTGCGCTCATTCATCTCCGGGGGCGCGCCTCTGGGACGCGAACTGGCGGAGTGGTATGCGGATATTGGCGTCCGCATCAATGAAGGCTACGGGCTTACGGAAACCTCGCCTGTGATCGCCGTCAATACCCCTTCCGTCTACAAGCTGGGGACGGTTGGAAGACCGATGTCCAACGTCGAAGTTCGCATTGCCGAGGACGGCGAGATCCTGGTTAAGGGTCCCTCCATTTTTCGCAGTTACTGGAATCGTCCTGAGGAAACTCAGAACGCCTTCGTCGATGGCTGGTTCAAGACTGGCGATGTCGGTCACATCGATTCCGACGGATTTCTGTGTGTCACCGACCGCAAGAAAGACCTGATCAAGACCTCCGGAGGCAAGTTCATCGCCCCCCAGCCGATCGAAGGCCTTCTTAAGAGCTATCCCTTTGTAGCCGAAGCCTCCATCGTGGGTGACCGGCGCAAGTTCCCGGCGGTGATCATCGCCCCTGCGTTTGATGTCCTGGAAGAATGGGCCCGCAACAGCAACCTTCAGTACCAGTCTCGGCAGCAGCTGGTGGAGCTGCAGCAGACAAGGGGCCTCTACGAGAACATGCTGAGAGAGGTCAATGCCAAGCTGGCACAATTCGAGAAGATCAAGAAGTTCCTCTTAATCTCTGACGACTTCACCATCGCCAACGGTATTCTGACCCCCACCATGAAGCTGCGGCGGCGGGTTCTGGAGGAGCGCTACCACGACCAGATCGAGAATCTCTACAAGGAGGCCGCGCCCGACCCCGAAGCCGCACCCGTCTCGGGCGGCAGGTGA
- a CDS encoding DUF58 domain-containing protein — MKQFLRNALANLDREAWIRFFGALIGLFLAFAAALFSTVTRQQGNELATAVLASFSLLMAGIVGLTTVPYLARRVGFRRMRDALDYEVTREGLAYMAVVFLIGVAALNTGNNLLFIIVSALLAAILISGVASAVVPRSLQLEVTLPEHVFANQGVLARIVLRNVRRFLPAFSVSVVPLKLRRRNKLTWERSLFAFPPHAKPEKQWFRLPDLAARVVSSAPEKAEILASPVYFPMIPAGRSAYAQVELCFTLRGRYVQDGFGLSTRFPFSFLVKTLSLPTSREMVVYPPVEPTDELFEVLPMITGEFESFQRGRGYDLYRIREYSDHDSARHVDWKATAKTGSLMVREFTREDERRLRLVFDNPPPGQVSAEGYERGVNLAASLAWHFASEDTELSFAAPGYTGGAEVYDFLRYLALIAPQPSNDILADLPLSDDFNLVFTWRPQGSISSALWACSYVVFLE, encoded by the coding sequence ATGAAGCAGTTTCTTCGAAACGCGCTGGCGAATCTGGACCGTGAGGCGTGGATACGTTTCTTTGGAGCGCTGATCGGACTGTTTCTGGCATTTGCCGCAGCCTTATTTTCGACCGTAACGCGGCAGCAGGGTAATGAGCTCGCTACCGCGGTGCTGGCATCCTTCTCTCTTCTGATGGCAGGGATCGTAGGCCTGACCACGGTTCCCTATCTCGCACGTCGAGTAGGCTTCCGCAGGATGCGTGACGCTCTGGATTACGAGGTCACGCGTGAGGGCCTGGCTTACATGGCCGTGGTATTCCTGATCGGCGTGGCCGCTCTCAATACCGGCAACAACTTGCTGTTCATTATCGTTTCAGCATTGCTGGCAGCGATTCTGATTTCCGGGGTCGCGTCGGCGGTGGTGCCGCGATCACTGCAGCTGGAAGTCACCCTCCCGGAGCATGTCTTCGCCAATCAGGGCGTGCTGGCGCGCATTGTCTTGCGCAACGTACGCAGGTTTCTGCCGGCGTTTTCGGTGAGCGTGGTTCCCTTGAAACTGCGGAGAAGGAACAAACTCACCTGGGAAAGAAGTCTGTTCGCTTTTCCGCCACACGCCAAGCCTGAGAAGCAGTGGTTTCGGCTGCCTGATCTGGCCGCACGTGTGGTGTCGTCTGCGCCGGAGAAGGCAGAGATTCTGGCTAGTCCGGTCTATTTTCCTATGATTCCAGCCGGCCGTTCGGCTTATGCCCAGGTGGAACTCTGCTTTACGCTTCGCGGCAGATACGTGCAGGACGGCTTTGGTCTCTCCACACGCTTTCCTTTTTCTTTTCTCGTCAAGACGCTGAGCCTGCCAACCTCGCGTGAAATGGTCGTTTACCCTCCGGTTGAACCCACGGATGAATTATTTGAAGTATTACCCATGATCACCGGGGAATTCGAATCCTTTCAACGCGGCCGTGGCTATGACCTGTATCGTATTCGCGAGTATTCCGACCATGACTCCGCCCGTCACGTGGATTGGAAGGCCACGGCAAAGACCGGGTCGTTGATGGTCCGCGAATTCACCCGTGAGGATGAGCGACGGCTACGGCTGGTGTTCGACAATCCTCCTCCCGGGCAGGTCTCAGCGGAAGGGTACGAACGGGGCGTGAATCTGGCGGCATCGCTGGCGTGGCACTTTGCCTCCGAAGACACCGAACTGTCCTTTGCCGCTCCTGGTTACACAGGCGGGGCCGAGGTGTACGACTTCCTGCGCTATCTGGCTTTGATCGCGCCGCAGCCCAGCAACGACATTCTGGCTGATCTTCCGTTGAGCGACGATTTCAACCTCGTCTTCACTTGGCGGCCGCAAGGCAGCATCTCCAGCGCGCTCTGGGCGTGCTCTTACGTGGTGTTTCTGGAGTAG
- a CDS encoding ATP-binding protein, translated as METGLADELQRQEQRRILPSATSSHRPMTKDFPVRSLAVVLALLTVTSVFFAWINFQKEREYVSPYDGVWWAEHAGHLQARRVDVDGPGARAGIKPGDILSSVNDHAVNSIGTLTRQLYRTGTYARATYGLERAGVPVNVPLILVPYDRSVNTGLRLIALIYLGIGLYVLLRRWTAPRATHFYLFCLTSFIFYSFHYTGKLNDFDWIIYWGNVVAELLQPALFLHFVLMFPERKKVIEKNRWLGWLIYLPAVLLLGAHLGTLRMLEPSELLRHRLDEVEMSYLTFYFLAAAGVLWHSYKSARTPILRQQMKWVTRGTTLAIVPFTLFYVIPYLNGSTPSALMRISVLCLVFIPLTFGYAIFRYRLMDVDLIFKRGMAYTLAAAAIAGFYFAVIGLAAELVHTRMPSAGPAGLIIAIIVTALLFDPMKNWIQDRLDKFFYRKRYDYRRTLIEFGRELSAQVNLDKMLSSVIDRLTRTLLVDRMAIFLAQQERGGGFELAKSFGIADLGVLDLGFLSINRPEAAAGHLFFDNTHQVVRESPSAQNTIAQLDLNYFIPCTVQGYTIAVLGLGKTAEGDFLSSEDVELLETLAGYIGIAIQNAYLYASLEQKVSQYERLKEFNENIVESISVGVLAVDLNDRIEFWNSQMEVMFAQPRASVLGQPISKVFPSAFVEEFYRVRQSPGIHNLYKFRLQTLTGDTRVTNVAIAPLVTKSYSVIGRLIIVDDITERIELESQLSQAEKLSSIGLLAAGVAHEVNTPLAVISSYAQMLAKQLGSDEKKTALLEKITKQTFRASEIVNNLLNFSRTSAAEFGDVDLNRIIHETLALLEHQFKISRIQVQEALDTQLPTIYGNSGKLQQVFLNLFLNAKDAMSNGGTLRIKTSNGSGVHVLVSDTGTGIAQEHIRKIYDPFFTTKTNGLDGRRGTGLGLSVTYGIIQEHAGKIHVETRVGEGTTFHLEFPLTRKVVNV; from the coding sequence ATGGAAACCGGACTGGCAGATGAGTTGCAACGACAGGAACAGCGGCGAATTTTACCCAGCGCCACTTCCTCGCACCGGCCCATGACGAAGGATTTTCCAGTCCGGTCCCTGGCAGTAGTGCTTGCGCTGCTGACTGTTACCTCCGTCTTTTTCGCCTGGATCAATTTTCAAAAGGAACGGGAATATGTCAGCCCCTACGACGGGGTGTGGTGGGCGGAGCACGCTGGCCATCTACAAGCCCGTCGCGTGGACGTCGATGGCCCAGGGGCACGCGCCGGCATTAAGCCTGGCGACATCCTGAGCTCCGTCAACGACCATGCGGTTAACAGCATTGGCACGTTGACCCGCCAGCTCTACCGGACCGGAACCTATGCGCGCGCTACCTACGGACTGGAGCGCGCGGGCGTGCCGGTGAATGTTCCCCTCATCCTCGTCCCTTATGACCGGTCGGTCAACACCGGCCTGCGCCTGATTGCGCTGATTTACCTCGGAATCGGATTGTATGTGTTGCTGCGGCGGTGGACCGCACCGCGAGCCACTCATTTCTATCTCTTCTGTCTCACGTCCTTCATCTTTTACTCCTTCCACTACACCGGAAAGCTGAACGATTTTGATTGGATCATTTACTGGGGCAATGTCGTGGCCGAACTGCTCCAGCCGGCGCTCTTCCTTCACTTCGTGCTGATGTTTCCGGAGCGCAAGAAAGTGATCGAGAAGAATCGCTGGCTGGGCTGGTTGATCTATCTGCCGGCTGTCCTCCTGCTCGGCGCACATCTTGGTACGCTTCGCATGCTCGAGCCGAGTGAACTGCTGCGGCACCGGCTGGATGAAGTGGAGATGTCCTATCTGACCTTCTACTTCCTGGCGGCGGCAGGAGTCTTGTGGCACAGCTACAAATCGGCTCGCACTCCAATCCTCCGCCAGCAGATGAAGTGGGTCACCCGCGGCACAACCCTGGCCATCGTTCCTTTCACGCTGTTTTATGTGATCCCTTATCTGAACGGCAGTACTCCTTCTGCGCTGATGCGGATTTCGGTGCTCTGCCTGGTGTTCATCCCGCTGACCTTCGGATACGCCATTTTCCGCTACCGCCTGATGGACGTGGACCTGATCTTCAAGCGCGGCATGGCGTACACCCTGGCAGCGGCGGCAATTGCCGGCTTCTACTTTGCTGTTATCGGACTGGCGGCGGAGCTTGTACACACCCGCATGCCCAGTGCTGGTCCGGCGGGTCTGATCATCGCGATCATCGTCACCGCCCTGCTGTTCGATCCCATGAAGAACTGGATCCAGGACCGGCTGGACAAGTTCTTTTATCGCAAGCGCTACGATTACCGCAGAACGCTGATTGAATTCGGGCGCGAGCTGAGCGCGCAGGTGAATCTGGATAAGATGCTCAGCTCGGTTATCGATCGTCTGACCCGCACCCTGCTTGTCGATCGTATGGCCATCTTCCTGGCGCAACAGGAAAGGGGCGGGGGATTTGAGCTGGCGAAATCTTTTGGCATTGCTGACCTGGGTGTTTTGGACCTGGGTTTTCTCAGCATCAATCGTCCCGAGGCCGCTGCCGGACACCTGTTCTTCGACAACACGCACCAGGTGGTGCGTGAGAGTCCTAGCGCACAAAATACGATTGCCCAGCTCGATCTCAACTATTTCATTCCCTGCACCGTTCAGGGCTACACCATCGCGGTCCTTGGTTTAGGGAAAACCGCTGAAGGCGACTTTTTATCGAGTGAAGATGTCGAGCTGCTGGAGACCCTGGCGGGCTACATCGGCATCGCCATCCAGAACGCATATCTCTACGCCTCGCTCGAACAGAAAGTCTCGCAGTACGAGCGGCTGAAGGAATTCAATGAAAACATCGTTGAATCGATCAGCGTAGGAGTGTTGGCCGTTGATCTCAACGACCGTATCGAGTTCTGGAATTCGCAGATGGAAGTGATGTTCGCCCAGCCGCGGGCCAGCGTTCTCGGGCAGCCGATCAGTAAGGTATTCCCTTCCGCATTCGTGGAAGAGTTCTATCGAGTGCGCCAGAGCCCTGGCATCCACAACCTCTACAAGTTCCGCTTGCAGACCCTCACCGGCGACACCCGGGTGACGAACGTGGCCATCGCGCCGCTGGTTACCAAGAGCTACAGCGTCATCGGCCGCCTGATCATCGTCGATGACATCACCGAGCGTATCGAACTGGAATCGCAGTTGTCGCAGGCAGAAAAGCTGTCGTCCATCGGATTGCTGGCCGCGGGTGTGGCCCACGAGGTCAACACACCCTTGGCTGTAATCTCATCCTATGCGCAGATGCTGGCCAAGCAGTTGGGTAGCGACGAGAAGAAAACCGCCCTGCTGGAGAAGATCACCAAGCAAACCTTCCGGGCGTCAGAAATTGTCAACAACCTGCTTAATTTTTCTCGCACCAGCGCCGCCGAATTCGGCGATGTCGACCTCAACCGGATTATTCATGAAACTCTCGCCCTGCTGGAACATCAGTTCAAGATCTCGCGAATTCAAGTGCAAGAGGCTCTGGATACGCAATTGCCCACGATTTACGGAAACTCAGGCAAGCTGCAGCAGGTCTTCCTGAATTTGTTTCTGAACGCCAAGGATGCGATGTCCAATGGCGGTACTCTCCGCATCAAGACATCCAACGGATCTGGGGTTCATGTGTTGGTATCTGACACCGGCACGGGCATCGCGCAGGAGCACATACGTAAGATTTACGACCCCTTCTTCACCACCAAAACCAACGGATTGGACGGCCGCCGCGGTACCGGCTTAGGCCTTTCAGTGACCTATGGAATCATCCAGGAGCATGCGGGAAAGATCCATGTGGAGACCCGGGTTGGGGAGGGCACCACGTTCCACCTGGAATTTCCGCTGACCAGGAAGGTAGTCAATGTCTGA